In the genome of Parus major isolate Abel chromosome 2, Parus_major1.1, whole genome shotgun sequence, one region contains:
- the LOC107200506 gene encoding 1-phosphatidylinositol 4,5-bisphosphate phosphodiesterase gamma-1-like, with product MSMARLNSVNGFLEDARMEPGDMGRILRCLEMGTVLTLFYQKKSQRPERRTFQVKLETRQIIWSRTPEKVEGDIDIREIKEIRLGKNSRDFERYPEDARKLDFTMCFIILYGMDFRLRTLSVAAFCEEDINLWITGLNWLVADTQRAQTPLQIERWLRKQFDGMDRAREGSITVKDLKAMLPQVNYRVPNMRFLRDKLVEVEARNEMTFSHFIQFYKNLMFDAQKSVIEQLELSFPLRNVDRPELCQVSLYDFQKFLLHDQKESWASDVGMVRDYMCSYLKESSNEASDPSFQLDEFLTYLFSKENMVMDAKYERVVPEEMNHPLSQYWISSSHNTYLTGDQFSSESSLEAYARCLRMGCRCIELDCWDGPDDLPIIYHGHTLTSKIKFLDVLHTIKEHAFVTSEFPIILSIEDHCSIVQQRNMASHFKKVFGDMLLTKPVDINADELPSPTQLKKKILIKHKKLVEGNLYEEVSTASYSENDISNSIKNGILYLEDPIDHTWSPHYFVLTSNKIYYSEETSRYQFNEDEEEVEQKEEFNNNELHFTEKWFHGKLGGGRDGRQIAEKLLHEYCTETGGKDGTFLVRESETFVGDYTLSFWRSSRVQHCRIHSRQEAGATKFYLTDNLVFDSLYSLICHYREVPLRCNEFEMRLTDPVPQPNAHESKEWYHASLTRLQAEHMLMRVPRDGAFLVRKRSEPNSYAISFRAEGKIKHCRIQQEGRLFMLGSSAEFESLVDLISYYEKHPLYRKMKLRYPINEETLEKMGTTELDYGALYEVRTPHFYVEANKMPMARCTVKALYDYKAQREDELSFCKQAIIHNVDKQDGGWWRGDYGGKKQLWFPANYVEEIVGTQAQEQDEASSENSPLGNFLKGFIDVPSCHVVISKDGRSSKPFVFTIHSQQMSHAAQSLDVAADTQEELSEWVAKIREATQNADARMQEGKIMERRKKIALELSELVVYCRPVPFDEDKIGTDKACYRDMSSFPETKAEKYANRSKGKKFLQYNRRQLSRIYPKGQRLDSSNYDPLPMWICGSQLVALNFQTPDKPMQLNQALFMLGGRSGYVLQPDIMRDDTFDPFDKNSLKIVEPITVQLQILGARHLPKNGRSIVCPFVEVEVCGSEYDNSKNKTDVVADNGFNPVWLFKQFVFDINNPEFAFLRFVVYEEDMFSDPNFLAQATFPVKGLKTGYRSVPLKNSYTEDLELASLLIHIEIINAKEEDEENLYSSIQQLRDRASELSSQVSSYERTNGCDSRYQQRLDELRAAQERLMELTEVRNRKLMEKKKRDRQMVTKRS from the exons tcGACATTCGGGAGATCAAGGAGATCCGCCTGGGGAAGAATTCCCGGGATTTCGAGCGCTACCCCGAGGACGCTCGCAAGCTGGACTTCACCATGTGCTTCATCATCCTCTACGGGATGGACTTCAGGCTGCGGACGCTCAGCGTGGCCG CTTTCTGCGAGGAGGACATCAACCTATGGATAACAGGGCTCAACTGGCTGGTGGCTGACACCCAGAGAGCCCAGACCCCACTGCAGATCGAGAG GTGGCTACGGAAGCAGTTTGATGGGATGGACCGGGCAAGGGAAGGCAG CATCACGGTGAAGGACCTGAAGGCAATGCTGCCCCAGGTCAACTACCGCGTTCCCAACATGAGATTCCTGCGGGATAAACTCGTG GAAGTGGAAGCCAGGAATGAGATGACTTTCTCCCACTTCATCCAGTTCTACAAAAACCTGATGTTTGACGCTCAGAAATCG GTCAttgagcagctggagctctccTTCCCCTTGCG GAACGTGGACCgtcctgagctgtgccaggtgtCCCTCTACGACTTCCAGAAGTTCCTGCTGCATGACCAGAAG GAATCCTGGGCCAGTGACGTGGGGATGGTGCGGGACTACATGTGCTCCTACCTCAAGGAGAGCTCCAACGAAGCGTCGGATCCCTCCTTCCAGCTGGATGAG TTCCTCACATACCTCTTCTCCAAGGAGAACATGGTGATGGATGCTAAGTACGAGCGCGTGGTGCCCGAGGAGATGAACCACCCCTTGTCCCAGTACTGGATCTCCTCATCCCACAACAC GTACCTGACAGGAGATCAGTTCTCCAGTGAGTCCTCCCTGGAAGCGTATGCCCGGTGCCTGCGGATGGGCTGCCGCTGCATCGAGT TGGATTGCTGGGATGGCCCAGACGATCTCCCCATCATCTACCACGGCCACACGCTCACCTCCAAGATCAAATTCCTGGATGTGCTGCACACCATCAAGGAGCATGCCTTTGTCACCTCTGA GTTCCCCATCATCCTCTCCATCGAAGACCACTGCAGCATTGTCCAGCAGAGGAACATGGCCTCCCACTTCAAGAAGGTTTTTGGGGACATGCTCCTCACCAAGCCAGTGGACATCAATGCTGATGAGTTGCCCTCGCCCACCCAGCTCAAGAAGAAAATCCTAATCAAG CACAAGAAACTGGTTGAAGGGAACCTGTACGAGGAGGTCTCCACTGCCAGCTACTCAGAGAACGACATCAGCAACTCCATCAAGAATGGAATTCTCTACCTTGAAGACCCCATCGACCAC acCTGGAGCCCTCATTATTTTGTCCTGACAAGCAACAAGATTTACTACTCAGAGGAGACATCACGCTACCAGTTCAatgaggatgaagaggaggTTGAGCAGAAGGAG GAGTTCAACAACAACGAGCTGCACTTCACGGAGAAGTGGTTCCACGGCAAGCTCGGGGGTGGCCGTGACGGGCGACAGAttgcagagaagctgctgcacGAGTACTGCACCGAGACGGGCGGCAAGGACGGCACCTTCCTGGTGCGCGAGAGCGAGACCTTCGTGGGCGACTACACCCTCTCCTTCTG GAGGTCCAGCCGGGTGCAGCACTGCCGGATCCACTCGCGGCAGGAGGCCGGGGCCACCAAGTTCTACCTGACGGACAACCTGGTCTTTGACAGCCTCTACAGCCTCATCTGCCACTACCGGGAGGTGCCACTGCGCTGCAATGAGTTCGAGATGCGCCTCACTGACCCCGTCCCCCAGCCCAATGCCCATGAGAGCAAAGA GTGGTACCACGCCAGCTTGACACgtctccaggctgagcacatGCTGATGCGGGTCCCACGGGATGGAGCATTCCTGGTGCGGAAGCGCAGCGAACCCAACTCCTATGCCATCTCCTTCCG GGCGGAGGGGAAGATCAAGCACTGCCGAATCCAGCAGGAAGGGCGGCTCTTCATGCTGGGCAGCTCAGCTGAGTTCGAGAGTCTCGTGGACCTCATCAGCTACTACGAGAAGCACCCGCTGTACCGCAAGATGAAGCTGCGCTACCCCATCAACGAGGAGACCCTGGAGAAGATGGGCACCACT GAACTGGACTATGGAGCCCTGTATGAGGTGCGGACCCCCCACTTCTACGTAGAGGCCAACAAGATGCCGATGGCCAGG tGCACAGTGAAGGCTCTGTATGACTACAAGGCACAACGGGAGGATGAGTTGTCATTCTGCAAGCAGGCCATCATCCACAACGTGGACAAGCAGGACGGCGGCTG GTGGCGGGGGGACTACGGGGGCAAGAAGCAGCTCTGGTTCCCGGCCAACTACGTGGAGGAGATCGTCGGCACCCAGGcgcaggagcaggatgaggcc TCATCGGAAAACAGTCCCCTGGGAAACTTCCTGAAGGGATTCATTGATGTCCCATCCTGCCACGTCG TTATCTCCAAAGACGGGAGGAGCTCCAAACCATTTGTCTTCACCATCCATTCCCAGCAGATGTCCCACGCAGCCCAGTCACTGGACGTGGCCGCGGACACGCAGGAGGAACTCAGCGAGTGGGTGGCCAAGATCCGGGAGGCCACGCAGAATGCCGACGCCAGG ATGCAAGAAGGGAAGATCATGGAGCGGAGGAAGAAGATCGCCCTGGAGCTCTCAGAGCTGGTCGTGTATTGCCGGCCAGTGCCGTTCGATGAGGACA AGATTGGTACAGACAAGGCGTGTTACCGGGACATGTCCTCCTTCCCGGAGACCAAGGCGGAGAAATACGCCAACCGCAGCAAGGGCAAGAAGTTCCTGCAGTACAATCGCCGCCAGCTGAGCCGCATCTATCCCAAAGGACAGCGCCTGGACTCCTCCAACTACGACCCACTGCCCATGTGGATCTGCGGGAGCCAACTCGTGGCCCTCAACTTCCAGACGCCTG ACAAACCGATGCAGCTGAACCAGGCACTCTTCATGCTCGGTGGCCGCAGCGGCTATGTCCTGCAGCCAGACATCATGAGGGACGACACCTTCGACCCCTTTGACAAGAACAGCCTGAAGATTGTGGAGCCCATCACAGTCCAACTGCAG ATCCTTGGTGCCCGGCACCTGCCTAAGAATGGGAGGAGCATTGTGTGCCCCTTCGTGGAGGTGGAGGTTTGCGGCTCTGAGTATGACAACAGCAAGAACAAGACAGATGTTGTAG CCGACAACGGCTTCAACCCCGTCTGGCTCTTCAAGCAGTTTGTCTTTGACATCAACAACCCCGAGTTCGCCTTCCTCCGCTTCGTGGTGTATGAGGAGGACATGTTCAGTGACCCCAACTTCTTGGCACAAGCCACCTTCCCCGTCAAGGGCCTCAAAACAG GCTACCGGTCGGTGCCACTGAAGAACAGCTACACCGAGGACCTGGAGCTCGCCTCCCTCCTCATCCACATCGAAATCATCAATGCCAAG gaggaagatgaggagaaCCTCTACTCATCCATCCAGCAGCTCCGGGACCGTGCTAGCGAGCTCTCCAGCCAGGTCTCCAGCTACGAGCGCACCAACGGCTGCGATTCCCGCTACCAGCAGCGTCTGGATGAGCTCCGGGCAGCCCAGGAGCGCCTCATGGAGCTCACTGAAGTCCGCAACCGCAA GTTGatggagaagaagaagagggaCCGGCAGATGGTCACCAAGCgcagctga